GTGTCGGTGTGGGTCAGGCGAGACGGCCGTAGCCGGAGGGGGTGCCGTAGATAGGTGCGATGGCGATGTTTTTCCCGGTGTGTGGGGCGTGCAGCATGAGCCCGTCTGCGATGTAGATGCCCACGTGGTGGGCGCTGCGCCCGTAGAAGACGAGGTCGCCGGGGCGGGGGTTACTGGTGGGTGTGAGGGCTTGTTGTTGCTCTGCTGCGGTGCGCGGTAGGCGTAGGCCGGCTTTTTTGTAGACGTATTGCGTGAATCCGGAGCAGTCGAATCCTGTTGGTGTGCTGCCGCCCCAGAGGTATGGGGTTCCTACCTGGGTTTTTGCGATGGCGATGATGCGGTCGCGGAGGCTGATTCCGGGCATTTTCATCGCGGTGGCGAGGTGGTTGGCGTTGCTGGCTTTTTGTTGCCAGTTCGCTTGGGGTGCTTGCTGGGCGTAGGCCTGAGCAGTGGCGAGTGCGGCGTGGCGGGTGATGTTCACTGAGGAGAGTGCCAGTGCCGCGTAAGGAATCGTTTCTTCGGTGTTGCTTGTTTCACCTGGGGCTGCGTGAGCTGGTGAGGCAATGACGGACATGCTTGTTAGGGCGGCCGCGGCCGCCGCGAAGATGTGACGCATATGCGTGGGGTATCCGGAAACCGCCTACGGAAGGTCCATCTGTCGGGCTAGCGAATCCGGTTCGCTGCGTGTGTGCTGTGCCCCGAGCCGCGCTGGTGCGGCGGTGGTGATGGCTCCCGTTCTCGTCCTTGCCGTCGTTCCTTCCTGGCGTGGTGGCGCTCATCTTCCTTGGTGAGCGCGGTAGGTCAAGGTGTGCTGCTGCGGCCCTAGGGACAAGATTCGGCGAGGGCCGCACAGGCTGTGTCGGTAGTGCTGTGCAGCAATCGTTGCCAGGTGAGGGTGTTGTTGGCGGCGAGTGTGGGACGAGTGACCAACTTGGTGGCGTTGGGCGGAGTAAGCCAATGTGCTGCTGCTTCAGTGTTGCTGGGATGTTTGAGGGCGTGGTTGCGATGTATGCATCGCAACCACTGGGGGTGGGTTTGCCGGGCGCTTCCCCGCAGAAGTGGTCGTGTTTTATTGCGCACTAAATAGTTTTTAACACCGAGTTGTTCGGATGCATCAATAAAACAGCGTTTTACGATGGGGGCCATGCTCACGCCCCACCGCGCCCACAGCACATCATCAGGACGTCATGTGAGCAGCGAAAATCAGAAAAATGCAGGTACTGCGAAAACACTTATGAGAGGAATGAGCTGGCAAACTAGTTGTCAACTCATTCCTCTCATTGTCAATCTGGCCATGACGCCGTGGATCATCCATGGCCTTGGGCCTGCCCGGTACAGCATTTTTATGCTGGTCACGAGCTTTACTA
This region of Dermatophilus congolensis genomic DNA includes:
- a CDS encoding C40 family peptidase is translated as MRHIFAAAAAALTSMSVIASPAHAAPGETSNTEETIPYAALALSSVNITRHAALATAQAYAQQAPQANWQQKASNANHLATAMKMPGISLRDRIIAIAKTQVGTPYLWGGSTPTGFDCSGFTQYVYKKAGLRLPRTAAEQQQALTPTSNPRPGDLVFYGRSAHHVGIYIADGLMLHAPHTGKNIAIAPIYGTPSGYGRLA